A region from the Ptychodera flava strain L36383 chromosome 10, AS_Pfla_20210202, whole genome shotgun sequence genome encodes:
- the LOC139141924 gene encoding D-beta-hydroxybutyrate dehydrogenase, mitochondrial-like, producing MIPMKIAAFLAFCLLSTAMLPTSLAAKLGLGLLAVVVAIVFKHFSPRERLPIDNKSVLVTGCDTGFGLALAKHLHSLGFFVYAGCLLKNAGGNGAKELEDIDPDRLVVLQLDVTSDQQVQEAVKFILETLSDRKQGLWAVVNNAGVSSFGEVEWCTMDKYKFIYDVNVHGMIRVTKAVLPLIRKAKGRVINMASGISRHGAPSRSLYCTSKFAVQGFSDCLRYEMHRWGVHVSIIEPGNFVAATGILTEAFIDKTARELWDGMPSNVQSEYGREYFDTAMHTIRSYCSAADGKTEMAPVIDAYTDAIISKRPKIRYYAMDLYWNIRRLAFTHLPERISDRLYYGIKYQ from the exons ATGATTCCGATGAAGATTGCTGCGTTCTTAGCTTTCTGCTTGCTGTCCACAGCAATGCTTCCCACAAGTCTGGCTGCAAAACTAGGACTGGGTTTGCTGGCTGTCGTCGTTGCAATCGTGTTCAAACACTTCTCTCCCAGGGAACGTCTACCAATAGACAACAAATCAGTTTTAGTGACAGGTTGTGATACCGGGTTCGGACTGGCACTGGCAAAACATCTCCATTCTCTCGGGTTCTTCGTCTATGCCGGCTGTTTGTTGAAGAATGCTGGCGGAAACGGAGCGAAGGAGTTAGAAGACATCGACCCCGACCGACTTGTTGTTCTGCAGTTGGATGTCACCTCCGATCAACAAGTCCAAGAGGCTGTAAAGTTTATTTTGGAAACTCTGTCCGATAGGAAGCAAG GGCTATGGGCCGTTGTGAATAATGCAGGAGTATCGTCCTTCGGTGAAGTGGAATGGTGCACCATGGACAAATACAAGTTCATCTATGACGTCAACGTACACGGAATGATACGAGTGACCAAAGCGGTGTTGCCTCTTATCAGAAAGGCAAAGG GTCGTGTCATAAACATGGCGAGCGGCATCTCCCGTCATGGCGCACCATCAAGGTCTCTCTACTGCACTTCAAAATTTGCTGTTCAGGGATTTTCCGACTGCCTTCGCTACGAAATGCACCGATGGGGCGTCCACGTCAGCATCATAGAACCGGGGAATTTTGTCGCTGCCACTGGGATCTTGACGGAAGCCTTTATCGACAAAACAGCCAGGGAACTGTGGGATGGAATGCCGTCAAATGTACAATCAGAATATGGTAGAGAGTACTTTGACACGGCGATGCACACTATTAGATCGTATTGCTCAGCCGCTGACGGGAAGACAGAAATGGCGCCGGTCATCGACGCCTACACCGACGCAATTATTTCGAAAAGACCGAAGATTCGCTACTATGCAATGGACTTGTACTGGAATATCAGAAGACTTGCGTTCACTCATCTGCCGGAAAGAATATCCGACAGGCTCTATTACGGAATAAAGTACCAATGA